In Solanum lycopersicum chromosome 5, SLM_r2.1, the following are encoded in one genomic region:
- the LOC138348393 gene encoding L10-interacting MYB domain-containing protein-like: MKNHWDGMKAEWTLFKQLMRGDTGIGWDATKNTIMADDDWWKRKIKEDVRYRKFRNKDLSLIWFRYDALFSDIVATGGRARASNQSQFFESEVDCDEERQNGIDNDDMEHFINTNNEGGDESDDPEEMNSSMFPKQSVKRPNSTDGIGTSNQVEKSKTKSTAASMKEDMQSLLELMSNKSTATSHAVDDPTIDKCMDFLANIPNIFERGEMYNYFVNMFLKKDIRQVFLKMPTDEVRKSWMEYNYELYLKKV, encoded by the exons atgaaaaatCATTGGGATGGCATGAAAGCTGAGTGGACTCTTTTTAAGCAATTGATGAGAGGAGATACAGGTATAGGATGGGATGCcactaaaaatacaattatgGCAGATGATGATTGGTGGAAGCGAAAAATTAAG GAGGATGTTCGATATAGAAAATTTAGGAATAAGGATCTTTCACTGATATGGTTTCGCTATGATGCATTATTTTCAGATATTGTTGCTACGGGGGGAAGAGCACGTGCCTCAAATCAATCCCAATTTTTTGAAAGTGAGGTAGATTGTGACGAAGAAAGACAAAATGGTATTGATAATGATGATATGGAGCACTtcattaatactaataatgaagggggtgatgaaaGTGATGATCCAGAAGAGATGAATTCTTCTATGTTTCCTAAACAATCAGTAAAAAGACCAAATTCAACTGATGGTATTGGAACTAGTAATCAAGTGGAAAAAAGTAAGACAAAATCTACAGCTGCATCAATGAAAGAAGATATGCAATCTTTACTAGAGTTAATGTCTAACAAAAGTACTGCTACATCTCATGCGGTAGATGATCCCACCATTGACAAGTGTATGGATTTTTTGGCAAATATTCCCAATATTTTTGAAAGGGGTGAAATGTACAACTACTTTGTGAACATGTTTCTTAAAAAAGACATTCGACAAGTGTTTCTTAAGATGCCTACGGATGAAGTTCGAAAGTCTTGGATGGAGTATAACTATGAGTTATACCTTAAGAAAGTGTGA